CTGTTCTAATATAGGATTGCCGTAGGTGTTCATAAGCGCATTGGTTTATTGCACTAATTTAGCAATTTTTTCTATATTAATATTGTTTTGTTTGGTTGGAAATGTTTTGTACAGTTTAATATTCTGTTTATTGTTTGTTTGTGTGTTTGTTTATTCTGTATAGACTTCTGGGTTGACGACATGCGGTAATCTTTTCCCGTTCAGCGCAGCTATTACGTTTTCTGCCGCTAATTTTGCCATACCGTCTCTGGCTTCTTTTGTTGCAGAGCCAATATGGGGAAACACAGCAACGCTGGGCATCGACAATAATGGATTGTCGGCTTGCATCGGCTCAGGGTTCGTCACATCCAGTCCGGCACCCCAAATGGTTTGCTGTTTAAGTGCTTCAATCAAATCGTTCTCGTTGTGTACGCCCCCTCGGGATGCGTTAATAAACATTGCCGTTTTTTTCATTCGGCTAAAAGCATCTTTATTAAATTTGTCTTTCGTCTCGGGAGTAAGTGCTGAAAAAGCAGCCAATACGTCACTTTGTTCAAGAAGTTCTTCAAAAGTAACCTTACGAGCATCGAGTTCGTTTTCTGCTTTCTCATTATGTGATCGGTTGTGATAAATAATCGACATTTTAAAAGCCGCTTTTGCTTTCAATGCTAATTCAAAACCGATATTTCCTAAGCCAAATATACCTAATGTCTTTCCGGTTAATGACACGCCCAGATCATCTATGGGCTGACTGAACCCCCACTGGCCGTTTATAATTTTTTTGTGAAGATATAGTGCTTTTCGTGAAACCGTTAACATGAGTAGAAATGCTGTGTCGGCCGTGGCCTCACTTAATACATCTGGTGTGTTACCAATAGGGATTTTTAGATGTGTAGCTTCATCTACATCTACACGGTCGTATCCAACGGAGTGTAAGGATATCACTTTTAAATGTTTACATGCTTGGATGAACTTTTTGTCAAGTGGGCCCCATCCTGCAGATAGTAAAGCGTCGTGCTTGCTACAGCGCGCTATAAGTTCTTCCTGTGATAGCTCACGGTTTTCTGTATGTTGTTCAAAGGTGATTCCTGCGTCATTTAACAAATCGATACCCAGTTGGGGGATTATTCTATCAATAAATACGGTCATACATGAGAAAGTTTAAGCTTTTTACCAATAACAATAAAAATAGCCAGAGGTTTTGATAAAAAATGTACTAATGGGCAAAGCCGTAAAAAATGCTGAAGCAGATAATTCCTATCACAATTAAAGTTATACATACATATAGGTAATCTTTTTCAATAAAGAAAGCAATCAGTGAGAAGAATACTCTTAAAATGGGCGTAAGAAATAGAAGTATGATCCCTAGAAGTATAATGGCATCACCACTTCCTGAGAAAGTTCCGCTAATAGTCTCACTTATGAGTGCAAAAATTGTTTTATTTTGCTCGATAAACGTACCGTAGTGTACGGTTTCCTGTTCATGGTTAAAAAGGTAAATGATACCCCCCAGTACCGCTACGCTTAATGCGATCCATACGCCGTATCTTAACAAGTTGCCTATGATGTATTGTATATCACGGTCACGTATTTTACTTTCCATACTTATATATTACCAACTATTCCGTTATAGATCATATTAAAAGCCAATCCGATAATAATAAAAGCAAAAAACAATCGTAGATTTTTTGGATTCGCCTTTAATAGTATACGGGCTCCCGCCATTGCTCCCAATAATACCCCAATGACCACCGGCATGCAGATACCCGGTTCGATATAACCCCGCTGCAGATAAATAACAGCACTGGCTGTTGCCGTAACCCCCATCATAAAATTACTGGTAGTGGTGGAAACTTTAAACGGGATTTTCATAATATTGTCCATAGCGATCACTTTGAAAGCCCCTGAACCTATACCTAATAGGCCAGACAGCACGCCTGCTACGCTCATCATGGTGAACCCGCCGATTACATTTTTAGTACCATAAGAAGTGACGCCTATAGCGGTTGGATAAGTGTTGGGTAACTTTAATTTATTTGCCAAATTGCTGGATACTTCTACATGATGCTCTGATTTTTTTGTTAAAGAATTAATAGCGGAAAAGATAAGGGTGCAACCAAATAAGATTGCAATAAAACTGGTAGGAGCAACCGAAGCCAGTAGCGCACCGGCAATAGCACCGGCGGTAGTGGCTATTTCTAAAAACATTCCCAATCGCATATTGGTAATACCTTCCTTCACATAGGCCGCCGCCGACCCCGATGAAGTGGCAATTACCGATACCAGTGCCGTCCCGATAGCATAATGTATGTCAACTCCAAGTACTACCGTTAATAATGGAATGATAACTACCCCCCCTCCCAATCCTGTTAATGAACCTATTAAACCAGCGCAGCAAGCGCCCAGAAACATAATAAGCGTGAAAGTTAATACCGTCATCAAGCATTGATTTTGGCCCAAACTTAGATAAAATTTCTTTTATATGAACGTAATTCTTGACATATAAAAGAAATTTTATCGGTCTCTCCTGTGTCAATTAGGGGTCGTTTTACAGCGTAAATATAGCTCTTTATAGATTATATTCTGAACAATTAAGCGCAGAGGAGCAAAACGGCAGCAGCAGGGCTAATGTAACTGCCTAATTTATTGGTAGTAAGCGTGCAGACCACTAAAAAAATATTATTAAATTTATTTAAAGCTATCATATATAGGTAATTAGTGGATTATATAGATCTATTGCTGCTTTAATATAGACAGTTGTTCGTTAATAAATTTAACTTATGGCTTTTGCTGTGGAGACTGATAATAATTCTCCGCGAGAATTTTCGTTTATTATATATAATTACTATAATGCATAAAATAGAAACGCTATGGTGATGACACTAATATGTAAGTAATACATTGTATAGCGTTATTTACTATCTGCGTTAAAAAATGTTCAGTGAACCTGTATGAGCTAACGTTCTGGAGGGAATAAATAACTGAAGGGCTTTTTTGTGCGTTATTGAAAGAACAGCAACAGATAAAAAAGCAGCTCATGCAAGCTTCATTGCTATTACAGGAAAAATATAAGGAGGCGGCCTCATTGATGTCGTTATAAAACAATAGTCATATCAATAATTATTCTGATGAAAATATTACATACTGCTGATTGGCATATAGGAAAAAGATTAGACCGGTTTTCACGACTGGAAGAGCAAAAGGCGGTGCTTGACGAAATCATACAGGTAGCGGAAGATCATGAGATTGATGTAGTATTGGTGGCTGGCGATGTCTTTGATGCATATAATCCATCAACAGAATCAATAGAACTTTTATATAAAAGCTTGAAGTTGCTTACCAGCGGCGGAAAGCGTGCAGTAGTAGCTATTGCCGGGAACCACGACTCGCCTGACAGAATCGACGCGCCAGATTCCCTGGCTCGGGCCTGTGGAATTGTTTTCGCCGGGTACCCTCATGCTCACGTAGCAGTAGGGGAAGTGGGTAGCGGTATTTACGTGTCGCATAGCGAACCTGGTTACTTGGAATTAAAGCTTCCGAAATATGACTATCCGTTGCGTTTACTGCTTACACCCTATGCAAATGAGTATCGCATGAAGACCTATCTAGGAGCAAAGAATGAAGAAGATGAGTTACGTTTACTTTTAGAACAACACTGGCGCCAGTTGGCGGATAAGTATTGTGATGCAGCAGGTGTAAATATATTAATGGCCCATCTTTTCATGATGAAAAAAGGAGAACCTCGACCAGAGGAACCGGCAGACGAAAAACCTATACTGCATATCGGTGGCGCCCAGGCTATTTATAGTGAAAACCTACCTGAGCAGCTTCAGTACGTAGCCTTGGGTCATCTTCATCGCTATCAGGAAATAGATAAGGCACGTATGCCCATTGTATATAGCAGTAGCCTGTTGAGCTATAGTTTTGCAGAGGCCGGACAACAAAAATATACCGTATTGGTTGATGTAGAACCAGGTAGAGCTGCGAAATTTGAGCGTTTGGCCATTAGTGCTGGTAAACCTTTGTATAGAAAGCGATTTGAGACATCCGAGACCGCAATAGCATGGTTAAGTCAACATCTAGATGCGTGGGTGGAACTTACTATGGTTAGTGATGATTTTATGCGAGCGGAAGAGCGTAGGCTGTTATTACAGACCCATGGAGGTATTGTGGCCATCATTCCTGAAGTACGAAACGGACAAACATTTACGAAGGAGGGTGAAGTTATTGACCTCAGTCAAAGTGTAGATGAGTTATTTAAGCAATATTTTGCACATAGAACTGGACAACAGCCCAATCCGGAAATTTTAGCCTTATTTAAGGAAGTTAGAGCAGAACAAATTGAAGAATGATACCTATTTCATTAACCATTAAAGGGCTTTTTTCTTACCAGAAAGAGCAAACGATTAATTTTGATCGACTAATAGAAGGACAGCTATTTGGAATATTCGGAACTGTGGGTTCGGGAAAATCATCTATATTGGAAGCGATATCTTTTGCGCTATATGGCGAAACAGAAAGGCTAAATACCAGAGATGATAGAAACTATAATATGATGAATCTGAAATCGGATGAGCTGTTGATTGATTTCGTTTTTGACAATTTTGATGAAAAGAGATACCGATTTGTAGTAAAAGGGAAGAGGCATGGGAAAAAGTTTGATAAGGTAAACACTTTCGATCGGGCGGCTTATGTATGGACGGGAGAAGTGTGGCAACCACTTGCCCAGGTTAACGCTGAGCATGTTTTAAGATTAAGCTACGATAATTTTCGAAGAACCATTATTATCCCCCAAGGTAAGTTTCAGGAATTTCTTCAACTTACGGATAAATCGCGTACAGACATGTTGAGAGATATTTTTCAACTGGATAAGTATGAGTTTTTCCATCAAGCTGCGTCTTTGGAGAAAAAAAATAATGCTTCACTGCAGCTATTGCAGGGCAAACTGAGTTCTTTTGATTCGGTTACAGCAGAAGGCATTACAATGGGAGAAGAACATTTACGTTTGTTACAAACAAAGCTGGATGAATTAAAAACAAGCTTATCTACCCACGAGTCCAAACTTAAAGAGCAAGAGACGTTAAAGCAATTGTTTAGAGAGTTAGCTGATACTGAAGAGGTTTACCGTGATATGGAGGCAAAATCAATTGAGTATAACCGACAAAAAGATAAATTAGCCGACTACGAATATTGCGAACGATATTTTAAAGCTGATTTAATGCGGATGGACGAATTGGTTCATGGAATCAATAAAAGAAAAGAGAGTTTATTGGAGTATGAACATAAGCTTAAAATATGTGACACACAGCTTATGGAGCTGCAGCAGGAGTTTGTAACCTTGTCAACGAAATACCATAATTTGGACAAATTGAAAGACAAGCGCAGCGATTACGAAAAAGGGATATCCATTACCGAAATAACTGAAGCCTTAGCAAAATTGAACGACCGTATTAAAAAAGGAAAACATTTTGTAA
This Olivibacter sp. SDN3 DNA region includes the following protein-coding sequences:
- a CDS encoding D-glycerate dehydrogenase, translating into MTVFIDRIIPQLGIDLLNDAGITFEQHTENRELSQEELIARCSKHDALLSAGWGPLDKKFIQACKHLKVISLHSVGYDRVDVDEATHLKIPIGNTPDVLSEATADTAFLLMLTVSRKALYLHKKIINGQWGFSQPIDDLGVSLTGKTLGIFGLGNIGFELALKAKAAFKMSIIYHNRSHNEKAENELDARKVTFEELLEQSDVLAAFSALTPETKDKFNKDAFSRMKKTAMFINASRGGVHNENDLIEALKQQTIWGAGLDVTNPEPMQADNPLLSMPSVAVFPHIGSATKEARDGMAKLAAENVIAALNGKRLPHVVNPEVYTE
- a CDS encoding DUF1634 domain-containing protein is translated as MESKIRDRDIQYIIGNLLRYGVWIALSVAVLGGIIYLFNHEQETVHYGTFIEQNKTIFALISETISGTFSGSGDAIILLGIILLFLTPILRVFFSLIAFFIEKDYLYVCITLIVIGIICFSIFYGFAH
- a CDS encoding sulfite exporter TauE/SafE family protein, with translation MTVLTFTLIMFLGACCAGLIGSLTGLGGGVVIIPLLTVVLGVDIHYAIGTALVSVIATSSGSAAAYVKEGITNMRLGMFLEIATTAGAIAGALLASVAPTSFIAILFGCTLIFSAINSLTKKSEHHVEVSSNLANKLKLPNTYPTAIGVTSYGTKNVIGGFTMMSVAGVLSGLLGIGSGAFKVIAMDNIMKIPFKVSTTTSNFMMGVTATASAVIYLQRGYIEPGICMPVVIGVLLGAMAGARILLKANPKNLRLFFAFIIIGLAFNMIYNGIVGNI
- a CDS encoding exonuclease subunit SbcD is translated as MKILHTADWHIGKRLDRFSRLEEQKAVLDEIIQVAEDHEIDVVLVAGDVFDAYNPSTESIELLYKSLKLLTSGGKRAVVAIAGNHDSPDRIDAPDSLARACGIVFAGYPHAHVAVGEVGSGIYVSHSEPGYLELKLPKYDYPLRLLLTPYANEYRMKTYLGAKNEEDELRLLLEQHWRQLADKYCDAAGVNILMAHLFMMKKGEPRPEEPADEKPILHIGGAQAIYSENLPEQLQYVALGHLHRYQEIDKARMPIVYSSSLLSYSFAEAGQQKYTVLVDVEPGRAAKFERLAISAGKPLYRKRFETSETAIAWLSQHLDAWVELTMVSDDFMRAEERRLLLQTHGGIVAIIPEVRNGQTFTKEGEVIDLSQSVDELFKQYFAHRTGQQPNPEILALFKEVRAEQIEE